A genome region from Cucumis sativus cultivar 9930 chromosome 4, Cucumber_9930_V3, whole genome shotgun sequence includes the following:
- the LOC101223146 gene encoding uncharacterized protein LOC101223146 yields MKRQNSQLSSTSRRDPPPESLRAKSIGCMSGIIHLLSKYQNRHKKSLTFGKSKQEKDIIVFSSTSQNSDHTSVSAVSISPATPPPQRQRRSRSDKNREGKGTEVVDFSRKRISFDLPTRSPTLSVEIRRSSSVNPPTKIGKSPALVARLMGLEAVPAAEETSREKRRKLLGALEKCDNDLKALKKIIMAFRSPEIDHLPSMEIAGNGVNGDKVGRISVRKCRDFSCSDEEKKPCSRLHHLNRINRAAKQRENGGEETKQEPKKKNPAAIIEEDRIISISSINPITRLQERIMKLQQMSSIDHLEAKASSRIIMEINMKKKKKQQEKDEDQPLTWRSKAMGESLEEISKEISWGLKHEMAKIGMALQHHIYGDLIDEMLTDIMHFSSTFSSFHSSSIPPFEACRRRLRF; encoded by the exons ATGAAGAGGCAGAACAGTCAGTTATCGTCCACTTCCCGCCGAGATCCTCCACCGGAGAGTCTTCGAGCTAAAAGCATCGGTTGCATGTCCGGcattattcatcttctctccAAGTACCAGAACCGCCACAAGAAATCCCTCACATTCG GAAAGAGTAAACAAGAGAAGGATATTATCGTGTTTTCTTCTACTTCACAAAATTCCGATCATACCTCAGTTTCTGCCGTCAGTATTTCCCCGGCTACTCCACCGCCACAGAGACAACGAAGGTCACGAAGTGACAAAAAcagagaaggaaaaggaacGGAGGTTGTTGATTTCAGTCGGAAAAGAATCTCCTTCGATTTGCCGACGAGGAGTCCGACCCTTTCGGTGGAGATAAGGCGATCGAGTTCAGTGAACCCGCCGACGAAGATCGGAAAATCTCCCGCACTTGTAGCACGATTGATGGGACTAGAAGCTGTGCCGGCGGCGGAAGAAACGTCAAGAGAGAAGAGGAGGAAGCTTTTGGGAGCGTTGGAGAAATGTGATAATGATTTGAAGGCTCTGAAGAAGATAATCATGGCGTTTCGGTCACCGGAGATTGATCATCTACCGTCGATGGAAATTGCGGGGAACGGGGTGAATGGAGATAAAGTAGGAAGGATTTCAGTGCGGAAGTGTAGAGACTTTAGCTGTAGCGATGAGGAGAAGAAGCCTTGCAGTCGATTGCATCATCTGAACAGAATCAACCGTGCAGCCAAACAGCGTGAAAATG GTGGAGAAGAAACAAAGCAAGAgccaaagaagaagaatccaGCAGCAATAATTGAAGAGGACAGAATAATCTCCATATCTTCCATAAACCCAATTACCAGATTACAGGAGCGGATCATGAAGTTGCAGCAAATGAGTAGCATTGATCACTTAGAAGCCAAGGCGTCATCAAGAATAATAATGGAGAtcaatatgaagaaaaaaaagaagcagcaggaaaaagatgaagatcaACCATTAACATGGAGAAGTAAGGCGATGGGTGAGAGCTTGGAAGAAATCTCAAAGGAAATATCATGGGGACTCAAACATGAGATGGCAAAAATAGGTATGGCTTTACAACATCACATTTACGGAGACTTGATTGATGAGATGCTCACTGatattatgcatttttcttcaactttttcctcctttcattcttcttctatcCCTCCATTTGAAGCATGTAGGAGAAGACTTCGTTTCTAG
- the LOC101211913 gene encoding metacaspase-9 has translation MEVKKRMAVLVGCNYRNTKYELHGCINDVMAMREKLMSRFGFKESNIQVLTDEPGSLLMPTGANIKRALGRMVGKAESGDVLFFHYSGHGTRVPSMKHGNFLGQDEAIVPCDFNLITDIDFRHLVNRIPKGASFTMISDSCHSGGLIDKEKEQIGPSTIVNGEKLSLPSMPNTAKEKTIPFQSVLHHLSSLTNINTTDIGTHLLESFGEDASLKFQLHPRELDTVDLLKPDAGILLSGCQANESSADMNPDSAGGKAYGAFSNAIENVLEKNPTALSNKQVVVMARERLKQQGLGQQHPCLYCSDENAEAVFLRQHP, from the exons ATGGAGGTAAAGAAGAGAATGGCAGTTTTGGTGGGGTGCAATTACCGTAATACCAAGTATGAGTTACATGGCTGCATAAATGACGTGATGGCCATGCGAGAGAAGCTAATGAGCAGGTTCGGTTTCAAAGAGAGCAATATTCAGGTGCTGACTGATGAGCCAGGCTCGTTGCTGATGCCAACTGGTGCCAACATCAAACGTGCGCTGGGGCGAATGGTCGGTAAGGCAGAGTCAGGAGACGTGCTGTTCTTTCACTACAGTGGACATGGAACCAGAGTTCCATCTATGAAACATGGAAACTTCCTTGGGCAAGAtgaggccattgtgccttgTGACTTCAATCTCATTACAG ATATCGATTTTCGTCATCTTGTAAACCGCATTCCTAAGGGAGCAAGCTTCACCATGATTTCAGACTCGTGCCATAGCGGAGGTCTGATCGACAAAGAGAAGGAGCAGATTGGACCGTCTACCATCGTCAACGGTGAAAAGCTCTCACTCCCATCTATGCCAAACACTGCAAAGGAAAAAACCATCCCCTTCCAATCAGTTCTACATCATCTATCATCACTTACGAACATCAACACAACAGACATCGGCACCCACTTGCTCGAATCCTTCGGAGAAGATGCCAGTCTCAAGTTTCAGCTGCACCCACGTGAACTCGACACGGTGGACTTGCTGAAGCCTGATGCAGGGATTCTATTGAGTGGATGCCAAGCAAATGAGAGTTCAGCAGACATGAACCCGGATAGTGCAGGTGGGAAAGCATATGGTGCATTTAGCAATGCGATCGAGAACGTGCTCGAGAAGAACCCTACTGCGCTTTCGAACAAGCAGGTGGTGGTGATGGCCAGAGAGAGGTTGAAGCAGCAAGGCTTGGGGCAGCAGCATCCTTGCTTGTATTGCAGCGATGAGAATGCTGAGGCAGTGTTCTTGCGCCAGCACCCTTGA